The uncultured Trichococcus sp. DNA segment TAAAAGATCTTCTAAGTACCCCATGCTTTGTATCCCTCCATAAGAACTATAATAAAAAAAAGCTAACAACATCAATATGTTAGATCCTCAATTTATTGTTTTTTTTACAATATAGAATTTTTATTGACTTGTTACCATTTCCGCTATTTTTTTAAAAATATTGACATCTTCTAATTAATATTATATTTTACTCTATAACTTTGATTTAATCTATTATATTTTTACTCATTTCCCGATTTTAATGTAATATTGAAATATAGCCAAACATCATACGCAAAAAATGCTGCTGATTCAAACCATAATCACATAATAAATAAGTGAACTATTTAGTATAATTCATAATACCAACAGTACCCAAATTTAATTATATTGCCAGAAAATAATTAAATTTTCACAATAGGTGGGAGCGTGTTGATCTAAAAGTATTCAAATAATACAAAAAACCCTAAAAAAACGTTGTCGTTTTTTTAGGGTTTTGATTATCCTACGCTGCCTTCCATTTCATATAGAAACGTTCTGTCTTAATCTGATTAATCTTGCGTTACCATATTTCAGCTTTAACAAAAATTTACATAACCCGAAACAGCCTGTGGCTACTTGCAAATGGAACTCAATATGGAATTCACTTTTTTGCCCGTCAGCGCGAGAGAACTAAAATGAGACTGGCCGATCTTGGGGGGATAGAAACCAGCCTCACTTAATAGATACGCATTTTGTAAGAATTGATTTTATTATGCTAGTAAAAATTTCCCCAGGCGGTGCCGTTCTCCCGACATACCATATAACGATCATGCCCGCTATAAGATTTGTAATGGATCCAGACATAACGGCCATCGTTATAGTAACTATCATAGCGGACATTTTCGCCGGCGCTATACGTTGCCACAATCCCAGCCGACGTGTTCGGCGCGTTTCGGACGTTGATCGCGAAGCGTGGTGAGAACGTGCCGCTTTCGGCAACCCACTTGCTGGCCGGTGAAGGCGTTGGTGCATGTGCGACCTGAACAGGCGCTGCAGGTGCAGCGGCTACAGTTGAACCTGCAGGCTGTGCCAGTTTCGCGCGGAAAGCGTCCATCTGCACTTTGGTGTAACCAGGGCAGCTGCTGTTATTGTAAATTTCCCAGTGGCCTTTGACCTTGCTTGCCGGAACATTTAGGTCAGCCATGATCTTGCGTGTCAACCACTCACGTGCATCAATCTGCGCTTGTGAGTAATCGCCGCCGTTACCAGCTTCAACGCTGATATGGACCACGTAGCCATTGCTGTCCTTGACACCCCACGTGATGCGCTCATAGTCGTAGTTCTGCCAGATCTGCCCGTCAGCGTCGATATAAAAATGATAGCCACCGCGGTCCCATCCGAGTGTGTCGCGCCAGTATGCTTCGTGATTGGTGATAAAAGCTCTGTTTTTGCGCAATACTGCGGTGTAGTGCCATCCGATCGTTGTGATTGATGCCAGGCTTCTGTCCTTGCGTTGACCGCCCAGCGCCGATGCACGTCTGTCGTTAATTGTGTAGCCCATAATTATTTACCCTCCTTATTTTTGACCGGGAAATATTTCTCCTTTTTGGCTGCGATTTCGTTATCTAACCAATTCAGCAGCCACATAGGAAAATGTTTCTCCCACCCCAGGACTGCGATGTTTGCGACCAGCGAATAAAAATTGTGATAGATAAAAGCCGCCGTGATAATCACATAAATCACGCTGCCGGTATTGAATAAGAAATCAAAACCATAGCCAGCTGCACACATGCCGATAATGATCACGTCCCGAATCGCTGAATCAATAGCAACTTCGCTCGAGTTTTTCTTGACCGGTGATAGCTTTGCAAGTCTCCCGCCGACTAGCCATTCCATGCCAATGACACCGATCAGTATGCCAATTAGGATCGTATGATTTACGCTCCATCCTTGCGTGTAAATCCATTGCGGGATAGCAATTGCAAAACCACCTGACACCGCACCAAATATCCAAGATCCATCCCCGCTCATTTTTAATAATTGGCTTCTTAGCAACTCAATAATTTCTTTCATTTTTCCAACTCCTTTTGTGCATAAGAAAAGAGTAGCCTCTTATTAGCTACCCTTTGATTTGCTATTCTTTTAAGTATTTTTCGAAGTATATTGCCTTATTTATCAATTCTAATGCGTTTCGTATAGATCCATAATTATCATACTCATAGTCTATTTCTTCCAATACTTCCTTTACAATTGCCATTAATATTTCCAATTGTCAGTTTTGTTTTTCATTGGTTAAAATCCATTCCATCAAAAAACACCTCCATTTATATTTTCAACATTTTTGATAAAGCTAACAAAATTATTGTATAAGTAATTATACGGAACTACTTTAAACCACCTTGGTTCATCACGAATAATTCTATTGAAATCCCGTTCTAATTCCTTTTCAAGTAATCCAATGAC contains these protein-coding regions:
- a CDS encoding phage holin family protein yields the protein MKEIIELLRSQLLKMSGDGSWIFGAVSGGFAIAIPQWIYTQGWSVNHTILIGILIGVIGMEWLVGGRLAKLSPVKKNSSEVAIDSAIRDVIIIGMCAAGYGFDFLFNTGSVIYVIITAAFIYHNFYSLVANIAVLGWEKHFPMWLLNWLDNEIAAKKEKYFPVKNKEGK
- a CDS encoding N-acetylmuramoyl-L-alanine amidase, which gives rise to MGYTINDRRASALGGQRKDRSLASITTIGWHYTAVLRKNRAFITNHEAYWRDTLGWDRGGYHFYIDADGQIWQNYDYERITWGVKDSNGYVVHISVEAGNGGDYSQAQIDAREWLTRKIMADLNVPASKVKGHWEIYNNSSCPGYTKVQMDAFRAKLAQPAGSTVAAAPAAPVQVAHAPTPSPASKWVAESGTFSPRFAINVRNAPNTSAGIVATYSAGENVRYDSYYNDGRYVWIHYKSYSGHDRYMVCRENGTAWGNFY